Proteins co-encoded in one Flavobacterium sp. M31R6 genomic window:
- a CDS encoding bestrophin family protein has product MVSYNPKIWFAYIFRFHRSDTIRQLFPILFLIVIYSGVVAYLEIDYFKLEETSHVKNLFVIHTTLGFVISLLLAYRINSAYDRWWEGRKLWGALVNNSRNLAIKLSVILKDERDLAYFRKLIPSYASMLNKHLKDEETSMQLFEHVDLEIDHHKHRPNQIAKMLFQKINDLYVANKISGDQLIVLNSEIQSFTDICGACERIKNTPIPYSYSTFIKKIIFIFILTLPFPHAFTLGYYVIPVVSFVFYVLASIELISEEIEEPFGYDDNDLPTTKIAENIKKHIEELL; this is encoded by the coding sequence ATGGTTTCATACAATCCTAAGATTTGGTTCGCTTATATCTTTCGTTTTCATAGATCGGATACGATTAGACAATTATTTCCAATATTATTTTTAATTGTAATTTATTCAGGTGTGGTGGCATACTTGGAGATTGATTATTTTAAATTAGAGGAAACCAGTCACGTCAAAAACCTTTTTGTAATTCATACTACATTGGGTTTTGTTATCTCCTTATTATTGGCTTACAGAATCAATTCGGCCTATGATCGTTGGTGGGAAGGGCGCAAATTATGGGGCGCTTTGGTTAATAACAGTCGAAATCTCGCTATCAAACTTTCGGTTATATTAAAGGATGAAAGGGATTTGGCTTATTTCAGGAAACTAATTCCAAGCTACGCTTCGATGTTAAACAAGCATTTGAAAGATGAAGAAACAAGTATGCAATTGTTTGAGCATGTTGACTTAGAGATTGATCATCACAAACATAGACCGAATCAAATCGCTAAGATGCTGTTCCAAAAAATAAACGATTTGTATGTTGCCAATAAAATTTCTGGTGATCAATTGATTGTTTTAAATAGTGAAATTCAGTCTTTTACTGATATTTGTGGTGCATGTGAACGAATAAAAAACACCCCAATCCCATATTCGTACAGTACTTTCATTAAAAAAATAATCTTTATTTTTATTTTAACATTGCCTTTTCCTCACGCTTTTACATTAGGATATTATGTAATTCCTGTAGTGTCTTTTGTTTTTTATGTATTGGCCAGCATCGAATTAATTTCCGAAGAAATTGAAGAACCTTTTGGTTACGATGATAACGATTTACCTACTACAAAAATCGCAGAAAACATTAAAAAGCACATTGAGGAACTTTTATAA
- the pheT gene encoding phenylalanine--tRNA ligase subunit beta codes for MKISYNWLKQFIKIDWKSDETSALLTDLGLEVEIVEKYQSVKGGLEGIVVGHVLTCVPHPDADRLKITTVDLGDGVPLQIVCGASNVDVGQKVPVATIGTVLFDKDGNSFTIKKGKIRGQESHGMICAEDELGLGESHDGIMILDDSIPAGTLASKVFKIENDEVFEIGLTPNRADAMSHLGTARDLRAGLIQKGINVELITPSVSNFRVDKRTLKIDVDVKEIHLAPRYCGVTISGISVKESPEWLKNRLKAIGINPKNNIVDVTNYVLHDLGQPLHAFDAAKIKGKIVVQTLPAGTKFVTLDDVERTLHEEDLMICDEKGPLCIAGVFGGKKSGVTETTNSIFLESAYFNPVSIRKSAKRHQLNTDASFRFERGIDPTITEYALKRAALLIQEVAGGEITSDIVDIYQKKIEDFTVFLNFKNVARIIGQELPKDTIKQILASLEIKINSVSDAGLGLVIPAYRVDVQREIDVIEEILRVYGYNNIVFSKKLNATVSNSPRNEDYKVQNTVANQLNSQGFNEMMANSLTTASYVQLSEMLKEEHNVTMLNPLSSDLATMRQSLLFSGLEAISYNINRKNSDLKLFEFGKSYHKFLSGYEEIKHLTLFQTGNRNQENWTNAPKPSDFFLFKGYVEGILSRLGITNAKSISVNSDVFSEGIALGLGNDSLVEFGVVKKSVLKHFGIKQEVFYADFNWAAVLKLMSSKIKYTEIPKYPEVRRDLALLVDQNVTYDAIYAIARQTEKSLLKNVNLFDVYEGQNLPEGKKSYALSFTIQDAAKTLEDAQIDKIMNKLIKNFETELGASLR; via the coding sequence ATGAAAATATCTTACAACTGGTTAAAACAATTTATTAAAATTGATTGGAAATCGGATGAAACATCAGCATTACTTACCGATTTAGGACTTGAAGTTGAAATCGTTGAGAAATACCAATCGGTAAAAGGCGGATTAGAAGGAATCGTTGTAGGACATGTTCTTACTTGTGTGCCTCATCCAGATGCTGATCGATTAAAAATCACGACAGTTGATTTAGGCGATGGTGTTCCTTTGCAAATTGTCTGCGGTGCCAGTAATGTTGATGTAGGTCAAAAAGTGCCAGTAGCGACTATTGGAACTGTTTTATTTGATAAGGATGGAAATTCTTTTACCATTAAAAAAGGGAAAATAAGAGGACAGGAAAGTCATGGGATGATTTGTGCAGAGGATGAATTGGGTCTTGGCGAAAGTCATGACGGAATCATGATACTTGATGATTCTATTCCAGCTGGAACATTGGCGTCAAAAGTTTTCAAAATAGAAAACGACGAAGTTTTTGAGATTGGCTTAACGCCAAATCGTGCTGATGCAATGAGTCACTTAGGTACTGCGCGTGACTTAAGAGCTGGATTGATTCAAAAAGGAATTAATGTTGAATTAATTACGCCATCTGTAAGTAATTTTAGAGTTGACAAAAGAACTTTAAAAATAGATGTTGATGTCAAAGAAATTCATCTTGCGCCAAGATATTGTGGCGTTACTATTTCTGGTATTTCAGTAAAAGAATCTCCAGAATGGTTAAAAAATAGATTGAAAGCCATTGGAATCAATCCAAAAAATAATATTGTGGATGTTACCAATTATGTATTACATGATTTAGGACAACCATTACACGCTTTTGATGCCGCAAAAATTAAAGGAAAGATTGTTGTTCAAACACTTCCCGCTGGTACAAAATTCGTTACTTTGGATGATGTAGAAAGAACTTTACATGAAGAAGATTTAATGATTTGTGACGAAAAAGGACCTTTGTGTATTGCTGGTGTTTTTGGAGGAAAAAAATCAGGAGTGACTGAAACAACCAATTCTATTTTCCTAGAAAGTGCTTATTTTAATCCAGTGAGTATTCGTAAATCTGCCAAAAGACATCAATTGAATACCGATGCTTCTTTTAGATTTGAAAGAGGAATTGACCCAACAATTACGGAGTATGCTTTGAAAAGAGCTGCTTTATTGATACAAGAAGTGGCAGGGGGAGAAATCACATCCGATATTGTAGATATTTATCAAAAGAAAATTGAAGACTTTACAGTATTTTTAAATTTCAAAAATGTTGCACGCATTATTGGGCAAGAACTACCAAAAGATACGATTAAACAAATTTTAGCTTCTTTGGAAATAAAAATAAACAGTGTTTCGGATGCTGGTTTAGGGTTGGTTATTCCTGCTTATCGCGTAGATGTGCAAAGAGAAATTGATGTGATCGAGGAAATTTTGAGGGTGTATGGCTATAACAACATTGTATTCTCCAAAAAATTGAATGCAACAGTTTCAAATTCTCCACGAAATGAGGATTACAAAGTACAAAATACAGTAGCAAATCAATTGAATTCCCAAGGTTTTAATGAAATGATGGCCAATTCATTGACTACTGCTTCTTATGTGCAACTTTCAGAAATGCTTAAAGAGGAACACAATGTAACAATGTTAAATCCATTAAGTAGTGATTTGGCAACAATGCGTCAGTCTTTGTTATTTTCAGGATTGGAAGCGATATCGTATAACATAAACCGTAAAAATTCTGATCTAAAATTATTTGAATTTGGAAAATCATATCATAAATTTTTATCAGGTTACGAAGAAATTAAGCATTTAACTTTATTTCAAACAGGCAATAGAAACCAAGAAAATTGGACGAATGCCCCAAAACCTTCCGATTTCTTTTTATTCAAAGGATATGTAGAAGGCATACTTTCAAGATTAGGAATTACTAACGCAAAAAGTATATCAGTAAATTCGGATGTGTTTTCAGAAGGAATTGCTTTAGGTTTAGGAAATGATTCTTTAGTTGAATTTGGTGTGGTTAAGAAATCAGTATTAAAACATTTCGGAATCAAACAAGAAGTTTTCTACGCAGATTTCAATTGGGCTGCCGTTTTAAAATTAATGTCGAGCAAAATAAAATATACTGAAATTCCAAAATATCCGGAAGTTCGTAGAGATTTGGCTTTATTGGTTGATCAAAATGTCACTTATGATGCTATTTATGCCATTGCCAGACAAACAGAAAAATCATTATTGAAAAATGTCAATTTGTTTGACGTTTACGAGGGACAAAATTTACCTGAGGGTAAAAAATCCTACGCATTGAGTTTTACAATTCAAGATGCTGCGAAAACACTTGAAGATGCGCAGATTGATAAAATAATGAATAAACTAATAAAGAATTTTGAAACTGAACTTGGAGCAAGTTTGAGATAA
- a CDS encoding efflux RND transporter periplasmic adaptor subunit: MKIKNLVYALLLIGFGGFIAYRISSNNAKNSGPKDKDDKDKPMTVTGIVVHPKTFDNNLSLSGSIEANEQIEIRSEVSGIVEGIYFQEGSNVTKGQLLFKVNDIELRAQLAQANTKEGLAAENERRAKLLLQKEAISQEEYDIARADHKSTQAQSQLIKAQIAKTSVRAPFSGKIGLRSISPGIYITPTVLVAKLVNSSKLKITFSIPEKYASQVKTNTPLSFTVEGSNEKFTATVYAIEPEVAVTTRTLQVRAITENSQGKLLPGTFANVALPLSIIKDAIVVPTEAIIPVQNGKKVFIAKNGLAKELMVETATRTDASILVLSGLKAGDTLLTSGVMSLKDSTKVKVILGIKK, from the coding sequence ATGAAAATAAAAAATCTTGTTTATGCCTTATTGTTAATAGGGTTTGGTGGATTTATTGCCTACAGAATTTCTTCCAATAATGCCAAAAATAGTGGTCCAAAAGACAAAGATGATAAAGATAAACCAATGACTGTAACAGGCATTGTAGTTCATCCTAAAACTTTTGATAATAATTTATCACTTTCGGGTTCTATCGAAGCCAACGAACAAATCGAAATTCGTTCGGAAGTTTCAGGTATTGTTGAAGGCATTTATTTTCAGGAAGGAAGTAATGTGACAAAAGGACAACTATTGTTCAAAGTTAATGATATTGAATTAAGGGCTCAATTAGCTCAAGCCAATACCAAAGAAGGGTTGGCGGCCGAAAATGAAAGAAGAGCTAAATTATTACTTCAAAAAGAAGCAATTAGTCAAGAAGAATATGATATTGCAAGAGCTGACCATAAATCAACTCAAGCGCAAAGCCAATTAATCAAAGCACAAATTGCGAAAACATCGGTTCGTGCCCCTTTTTCGGGAAAAATTGGACTTCGTTCTATTTCGCCAGGAATTTATATTACACCAACAGTTTTGGTTGCAAAATTAGTAAACAGCAGTAAATTGAAAATTACTTTTTCGATTCCAGAGAAATATGCTTCTCAAGTTAAGACAAATACGCCTTTGAGTTTTACAGTTGAAGGTTCTAATGAAAAATTTACGGCAACAGTCTATGCTATTGAGCCAGAAGTTGCTGTAACCACACGAACTCTTCAGGTAAGAGCTATTACCGAAAATAGCCAGGGGAAATTATTGCCAGGTACTTTTGCAAATGTAGCATTGCCTTTGAGCATTATAAAAGATGCGATTGTCGTTCCTACCGAAGCGATTATTCCAGTTCAAAACGGTAAAAAAGTATTCATAGCCAAAAATGGTTTAGCCAAAGAACTTATGGTAGAAACAGCTACCAGAACGGATGCTTCTATCTTGGTGCTTTCCGGCCTAAAAGCAGGAGATACACTATTAACCAGTGGTGTAATGTCTTTGAAAGATTCTACTAAGGTAAAAGTGATTTTAGGCATAAAAAAATAA
- the recG gene encoding ATP-dependent DNA helicase RecG, which yields MSNNLLETPIEFLKGVGPNRGALLRKELGIFKYGDLVNFFPNRYIDRTRYYKINELQNNIAEVQIIGKIINIKTVEFGRNQKRLVATFVDDTGQMDLNWFQGHKWIKESLKLNEVIVIFGKCAQYGSQYSMAHPEIELLSEYEKSLRSAMQPVYPSTETLANRGITNRVVNKMMQQLFLETQALFSETLPSYLTSELKLIPKNEALFNIHFPKSAEILAKAQFRLKFEELFFIQLQLITKNLIRKHKIKGHPFSVVGDFFNDFYQNHLPFELTNAQKRVIKEIRTDMGSNAQMNRLLQGDVGSGKTIVAFMSMLLALDNGFQACLMAPTEILANQHFIGLSELAASLNINIKILTGSTKIAARRIIYEELENGTLQILIGTHALLEDKVKFQNLGLAIIDEQHRFGVEQRSKLWKKNTVPPHILVMTATPIPRTLAMSLYGDLDISVIDELPPGRKPIQTVHRFDSNRLKVWKFIRDEIALGRQIYIVYPLIQESEKMDYKDLMDGYESISRDFPLPQYSVSILHGKMKPADKDEEMKRFAEGKTNIMVATTVIEVGVNVPNASVMIIESAERFGLSQLHQLRGRVGRGADQSYCILMTSFKLSSDSKTRMETMVSTNDGFEIAEVDLKLRGPGDLMGTQQSGVLNLQIADIVRDRDILMLARNYAIKILKDDAPMQKPENAILKAVFIELTKKKNIWNYIS from the coding sequence ATGTCCAATAACCTCCTAGAAACTCCAATAGAATTCCTCAAAGGCGTTGGTCCCAATCGGGGCGCGTTGTTGCGTAAGGAATTAGGGATTTTTAAATACGGAGATTTAGTCAATTTTTTTCCGAATCGCTATATTGATCGCACTCGTTATTATAAGATTAATGAGTTGCAAAACAATATTGCCGAAGTACAGATTATTGGTAAAATCATTAATATCAAAACAGTTGAATTTGGTCGCAACCAAAAACGACTAGTAGCCACATTTGTTGATGATACAGGACAAATGGATCTCAACTGGTTTCAAGGTCACAAATGGATTAAAGAGAGTTTAAAACTCAACGAAGTTATTGTGATTTTTGGAAAATGCGCGCAATATGGTAGCCAATACAGCATGGCGCATCCCGAAATCGAGTTGTTGAGTGAGTACGAGAAAAGTTTGCGTTCCGCCATGCAGCCCGTTTATCCATCAACCGAAACGTTGGCAAATCGCGGCATAACGAATCGCGTGGTAAACAAAATGATGCAGCAATTGTTTCTCGAAACACAGGCATTATTCAGTGAAACCCTGCCTTCTTATTTGACAAGCGAACTCAAACTGATTCCCAAAAACGAAGCTTTATTCAATATACATTTTCCCAAAAGTGCCGAAATTTTGGCGAAAGCCCAATTCCGATTAAAATTTGAAGAATTGTTCTTCATTCAATTGCAATTGATAACGAAGAATTTGATTCGGAAACATAAAATAAAAGGACATCCTTTTTCAGTAGTTGGAGATTTTTTCAATGATTTTTATCAAAATCACCTACCATTTGAATTAACAAATGCCCAAAAAAGGGTTATCAAAGAAATTCGAACCGATATGGGCAGCAATGCCCAAATGAACCGATTACTGCAAGGTGATGTGGGATCCGGGAAAACCATTGTGGCTTTTATGAGTATGTTGTTGGCATTGGATAACGGTTTTCAAGCCTGTTTGATGGCGCCAACAGAGATTTTGGCCAACCAGCATTTTATAGGATTGTCTGAATTGGCAGCTTCCTTAAATATCAACATAAAAATACTCACGGGTTCGACCAAAATAGCGGCTCGTAGAATCATTTACGAAGAGTTGGAAAATGGTACTTTACAAATACTTATCGGTACTCACGCTTTATTGGAAGACAAAGTAAAATTTCAAAATTTAGGATTGGCGATTATTGACGAGCAACACCGTTTTGGAGTGGAACAGCGATCCAAATTGTGGAAGAAAAATACAGTTCCGCCTCATATTTTGGTTATGACGGCCACCCCTATTCCTAGAACTTTGGCGATGAGTTTATATGGAGATTTGGATATTTCCGTTATTGACGAATTGCCTCCTGGTAGAAAACCCATTCAAACTGTACATCGTTTTGACTCGAATCGATTGAAAGTTTGGAAATTCATTCGGGATGAAATTGCGCTGGGACGCCAAATTTACATCGTCTATCCGTTGATTCAGGAGTCGGAAAAAATGGATTACAAAGACTTAATGGATGGTTACGAGAGTATTTCTCGCGATTTTCCATTACCTCAGTATTCAGTTTCAATTCTTCATGGAAAAATGAAACCTGCAGACAAAGATGAAGAAATGAAACGCTTTGCCGAAGGTAAAACCAATATTATGGTTGCCACAACCGTAATCGAAGTTGGTGTAAATGTGCCTAATGCGAGCGTGATGATTATAGAAAGTGCCGAGCGTTTTGGATTATCTCAACTCCATCAGTTGCGAGGTCGCGTGGGACGTGGTGCCGATCAAAGTTATTGCATTTTGATGACTTCCTTCAAATTGTCAAGTGACAGTAAAACCCGCATGGAAACTATGGTAAGTACTAATGACGGTTTCGAAATAGCCGAAGTCGATTTAAAACTTCGTGGTCCTGGGGATTTGATGGGAACTCAACAAAGTGGCGTACTGAACCTTCAAATTGCCGATATTGTTCGAGACAGGGATATTTTAATGTTGGCAAGAAACTATGCCATAAAAATTCTGAAGGATGATGCTCCTATGCAAAAACCGGAAAACGCTATCCTAAAAGCAGTTTTTATAGAATTGACCAAAAAGAAAAATATTTGGAATTATATTAGTTAG
- a CDS encoding TolC family protein: MNTKLFFKSFLLFFFCFTIGNAQELLTLENAVKIALENNYEIKIADNNLKIDKTNVAIGNAGMLPSLSAVATDNNSILNTSQTRSDGTTVNLKNAKNNNLNYGVALDWTIFDGLKMFAKYDQLKELQNMSDAQLKMTIINKVSSVNSVYYDLIQEQQKLFDLDSTIIISQKRLEFTKNRYTIGKNSKLDVLNAQVDLNTDLGNLLKEKQTYANAKTLLNQLLARDLNTDFKVTEGINVDRKLKLVDLIALAEKQNPELEMQIINKKVTELELKQIKGERYPTIKLNSGYNFNDTKSSLGFTTQSSAHGLNYGFSASLNLFDGDAQNRNEKIAQMQVDNSKLVIDKQLNQLRSNLTVAFQVYLTNLELIDLEANNTAISKQNLEITAEKFKIGTITSVEIRAAQLNFINSRIRLSSAQFQAKLSEITLRELAGNLNF, translated from the coding sequence ATGAATACCAAACTGTTTTTTAAAAGTTTCCTGCTGTTTTTCTTCTGCTTCACAATAGGAAATGCACAAGAATTGCTTACTCTGGAAAATGCCGTTAAGATTGCATTGGAAAACAATTATGAAATAAAAATTGCCGATAATAATTTAAAAATTGACAAAACAAATGTAGCTATTGGAAATGCAGGAATGTTGCCTTCCCTAAGTGCAGTTGCTACAGACAATAATAGTATTTTGAATACTTCCCAAACCCGGTCAGACGGAACAACGGTAAACTTAAAAAACGCCAAAAATAATAACTTGAATTATGGCGTGGCTTTGGATTGGACCATATTTGATGGTTTAAAAATGTTTGCCAAATATGATCAATTGAAAGAATTGCAAAATATGAGCGATGCCCAATTGAAAATGACCATTATCAATAAAGTAAGCAGTGTCAATTCGGTTTATTATGATTTGATACAGGAACAGCAAAAGTTATTTGATTTGGATTCTACAATTATCATTTCCCAAAAGAGACTGGAGTTCACCAAAAACAGATACACTATCGGGAAAAATTCCAAACTGGATGTGTTGAATGCCCAAGTGGATTTGAATACGGATCTTGGTAATTTATTAAAAGAAAAACAAACTTATGCTAATGCCAAAACGCTTTTGAATCAGCTATTGGCGAGAGATTTAAACACTGATTTTAAAGTTACTGAAGGAATCAATGTAGATCGAAAACTGAAACTTGTTGATCTGATAGCATTGGCAGAAAAGCAAAATCCAGAGTTAGAAATGCAAATCATCAATAAAAAAGTAACCGAACTAGAATTGAAGCAAATCAAAGGGGAACGCTATCCTACAATTAAATTAAATTCGGGATATAATTTTAATGATACAAAATCGAGCCTTGGTTTTACGACTCAATCATCTGCGCATGGCTTGAACTATGGTTTTTCGGCTTCTTTGAATTTGTTTGATGGCGATGCACAAAACAGAAATGAAAAGATTGCCCAAATGCAAGTTGATAATTCTAAATTAGTGATTGACAAACAATTGAATCAATTGCGAAGTAATTTGACAGTTGCTTTCCAGGTTTATTTGACCAATTTGGAGCTGATTGATTTAGAAGCTAATAATACCGCTATTTCTAAGCAAAATCTTGAAATTACTGCCGAAAAATTTAAAATAGGAACCATTACTTCTGTTGAGATTAGAGCTGCCCAATTGAATTTTATCAATTCAAGAATTCGTTTGAGCAGTGCGCAGTTCCAAGCAAAATTATCTGAAATTACACTAAGGGAATTAGCCGGTAATCTTAATTTTTAG
- a CDS encoding efflux RND transporter permease subunit → MSLSTLSIKRPVMTIVMNLTIILFGIIGYTYLGVREFPSIDPAQVSIRTNYTGANSDIIESQITEPLEKAINSIDGIRNVTSSSAQGSSTITVEFNLDKNLEEAANDVRDKVSQAIRNLPQDIDAPPVVSKADANGDAIISMTVQSDTRSALELSDYAENVIGQRLETIPGVSGVQIWGQKRYAMRLWINPEKLASYGCTVAEVRDALNSQNVELPSGKITGDNTELTVKTVGNLSKPEQFNNIIIRSVGEKIVRFSDVGTAELGPENVETKMTQSGTPLVGVAIVPLPGANYLDIASAFYKEFERLKKDLPSDIKLNIAIDNTVFVKKSVIEVAETLGISIVLVILIIFLFFRDWAIAFRPLIDIPVSLIATFFIMWLFGFSINVLTLLAIVLATGLVVDDGIVVTENIFKKVEEGMSPIEAAIKGSNEIFFAVISISITLAAVFLPVIFLEGFVGRLFREFGVVIGAAVLISAFVSLTLTPMLNAYLMKGGEQKKSKFYIRTEPYFQKLNSTYANALERFMKRKWLSFPILIVCFGLIYLFFNILKKETAPYDDRSGFVMRMTTPEGSSYDYTDRFMQEVSKLVDDSIPEKKVSLVITSPGFNSSSVNSGFIRVSLVEPDQRKMSQKEIADKLTKLTSQYSEAKTSVIEQPTIAVNRRGGLPVQYIIQAPNFEKLREKIPLFMDEAAKSDVFSVTDVNLKFNKPEINVSIDRAKAESLGISVKDVAQTLQLSLSGQRFGYFIRNGKQYQVIGQFEREDRSKPLDLTSMYVKNNKGELIQMDNVVKIEEQSNPPQLYHNNRYMSATVSAGLAPGKSLSDGIDAMNEIKAKVLDDSFTTDLGGESRDFVESSSNTSFAFGLALLLIFLILAAQFESFVDPFIIILTVPMAVAGALFSLWLFNQTWNIFSQIGTIMLIGLVTKNGILIVEFANQLREQGKPKLEAILEASESRLRPILMTSLAISLGALPIALSLGAAATSRIGMGVVIVGGTIFSLVLTLFVIPALYLMWSKARKHYPEFDHIDEYENDVKK, encoded by the coding sequence ATGAGTTTATCCACTTTAAGCATAAAAAGACCTGTAATGACCATCGTTATGAACTTAACGATTATTTTGTTTGGTATTATAGGTTACACTTATCTGGGAGTTAGAGAATTTCCATCGATAGATCCAGCCCAAGTTTCGATTCGAACGAACTATACTGGAGCCAATTCGGATATTATTGAATCCCAAATTACCGAACCTTTAGAAAAAGCAATCAATTCTATAGATGGAATTCGAAATGTAACTTCCTCGAGTGCTCAAGGGAGCAGCACAATTACTGTCGAATTTAATTTGGATAAAAATCTAGAAGAAGCCGCCAATGATGTTCGTGATAAAGTATCACAGGCGATTCGGAATTTACCGCAAGATATTGACGCTCCTCCAGTTGTTTCTAAGGCTGACGCTAATGGAGATGCTATTATTTCGATGACTGTTCAAAGTGATACTCGAAGTGCACTGGAACTAAGTGATTATGCCGAAAATGTAATCGGACAAAGACTCGAAACCATTCCAGGTGTTAGTGGAGTTCAAATTTGGGGACAAAAAAGATATGCGATGCGGTTGTGGATTAATCCAGAAAAGTTAGCTTCATATGGTTGTACTGTCGCTGAAGTTCGTGATGCCTTGAATAGCCAAAATGTAGAATTGCCTTCTGGAAAAATTACGGGTGACAATACCGAATTGACGGTTAAAACAGTTGGAAATCTTTCAAAACCAGAACAATTCAACAATATCATCATTCGATCAGTTGGTGAAAAAATAGTCCGTTTTAGCGATGTTGGTACAGCAGAGTTAGGCCCTGAAAATGTTGAAACCAAAATGACGCAATCGGGTACTCCACTAGTTGGTGTGGCGATTGTACCGCTTCCGGGTGCCAATTATTTGGATATTGCAAGTGCATTCTACAAAGAGTTTGAGCGCTTAAAAAAGGATTTGCCAAGTGATATCAAATTAAATATAGCGATTGACAATACGGTTTTTGTAAAAAAATCAGTAATTGAAGTAGCCGAAACGTTAGGAATATCGATTGTATTGGTGATTTTAATTATCTTTTTGTTTTTTAGGGATTGGGCAATTGCTTTCAGACCTTTAATCGATATTCCGGTTTCCTTGATTGCAACATTTTTTATTATGTGGCTTTTTGGATTTTCTATAAATGTATTGACGTTACTTGCCATTGTTCTTGCCACCGGACTAGTTGTGGATGACGGTATTGTGGTCACCGAGAATATTTTCAAAAAAGTAGAAGAAGGAATGTCGCCTATAGAAGCCGCAATAAAAGGATCCAATGAGATTTTCTTTGCAGTAATTTCGATATCCATTACTTTGGCAGCTGTATTTTTGCCGGTTATTTTCCTCGAAGGTTTTGTCGGACGATTGTTTCGAGAGTTTGGTGTGGTCATTGGAGCTGCCGTATTGATTTCGGCTTTTGTGTCCTTGACATTAACCCCGATGCTAAATGCCTACTTGATGAAAGGCGGGGAACAAAAGAAATCAAAGTTCTACATTCGTACTGAACCCTATTTTCAAAAATTAAACAGCACTTATGCCAATGCGCTGGAACGTTTTATGAAGAGAAAATGGTTAAGTTTTCCAATTCTTATTGTTTGTTTTGGATTGATATATTTGTTTTTCAATATTTTGAAAAAAGAAACGGCTCCTTATGACGACCGAAGTGGTTTCGTAATGCGTATGACAACTCCCGAAGGCTCTTCCTATGATTATACGGATCGTTTTATGCAGGAAGTTTCCAAATTGGTAGATGATTCTATTCCAGAGAAAAAAGTGAGTCTGGTGATTACTTCTCCAGGTTTTAACTCTTCTTCTGTTAATAGCGGTTTTATACGAGTATCATTGGTGGAACCGGATCAAAGAAAAATGTCCCAAAAGGAAATTGCAGATAAATTAACCAAATTGACTAGTCAGTATTCCGAAGCTAAAACATCGGTAATTGAACAGCCTACTATCGCGGTAAACAGACGTGGTGGTTTACCGGTTCAGTATATTATTCAAGCACCCAATTTTGAAAAACTTAGGGAAAAGATTCCTTTGTTTATGGATGAAGCTGCAAAAAGTGATGTCTTCTCTGTTACCGATGTGAATTTGAAATTCAACAAACCTGAAATTAATGTTTCAATCGACAGAGCAAAAGCAGAAAGTTTAGGAATTTCAGTGAAAGATGTTGCTCAAACATTACAGCTTTCCTTAAGTGGTCAGCGTTTTGGCTATTTTATCAGAAACGGAAAACAATATCAAGTAATTGGTCAATTTGAAAGAGAAGATCGTTCCAAACCGTTGGATTTAACATCAATGTATGTCAAAAACAATAAAGGGGAACTCATTCAAATGGACAATGTTGTTAAGATAGAAGAACAAAGTAATCCGCCGCAGTTGTATCATAATAATCGATACATGTCGGCTACAGTTTCCGCAGGTCTCGCTCCAGGCAAAAGTCTTAGCGATGGAATTGATGCGATGAACGAGATCAAGGCCAAAGTTCTTGATGATTCGTTTACCACTGATTTAGGTGGTGAATCGAGAGATTTTGTCGAAAGTAGTTCGAATACTTCTTTCGCCTTTGGATTGGCTTTATTGTTGATTTTTCTAATATTAGCAGCCCAGTTTGAAAGTTTTGTAGACCCGTTTATCATTATATTAACTGTACCAATGGCGGTTGCAGGAGCCTTATTTTCGCTTTGGCTATTCAATCAAACCTGGAATATTTTTAGTCAAATTGGAACTATTATGTTGATTGGATTGGTAACGAAAAACGGAATCCTGATTGTTGAATTTGCCAATCAGTTACGAGAGCAAGGAAAACCAAAACTAGAAGCGATTTTGGAAGCTTCAGAGTCAAGGTTGCGCCCAATTTTGATGACCAGTTTGGCTATTTCGTTGGGAGCATTACCAATTGCATTGTCGCTAGGTGCCGCTGCAACAAGTAGAATTGGAATGGGGGTTGTTATCGTTGGAGGTACAATTTTCTCTTTGGTACTTACTCTATTTGTAATTCCGGCTTTATATCTAATGTGGTCTAAGGCTCGTAAACATTACCCAGAATTTGATCATATTGATGAATATGAAAACGATGTAAAAAAGTAA